The DNA window TGGAGAAGCTTAAGAATTTAAAGAGCTTTTTATAGATTACTGTGCTGGCTGcatttatgtcagcttgacacaaactacagccacctgagaggaggaaacctcaattgagaaatgatTCCATGAGATCAGGCTGTGGATCAACctgcagagcattttcttaactagcggttgatgggggagggggagggcccagcctgttGTGGGTGGTGACACCCTTGGGCACTGTAAGAAAGCTGGAATTCACTATCAACAGGATTTAACCAGGAGTCACCTGGGGACTCTAGCCCAGGGCCAGGAGGCAACAGCTCTGCTCCACACCATGTGGCTGGCTAGGGCAGGCCTTTCCTCAACCCTCACCACAGGCCGCAGGTGGAGTACCCGAGCCAACCCTTCACCAGTATTGGGCACACCAAAGCacaacttgacaaaaaaaaagggggggggcacctgggcagtggtggtcatgcacacatttaatcccagcactccatagacagaggcaggcagatctctgcgagtttgatgccagcctggttggtctacaaagataggctccaaaagctagaGAAATCTTGTTTCGAaaacaagccaaacaaaaacacccccagccaaaaaaaaaaaggataaatgtATCCTTAAcattattggtttttgtttttttaccagGAATGCTTTGTTTAATTCCCAGTTGGCCTGCTCCCAAGACCCCCTAAGGCTTTTCCAGAAAGCCCACAGTGGAGGCCAGAGTGCCCACGCATGCCCCATGTTACAGCGTTATCCTTAACTTTCTGTTGTTTCATACCAGAGTAAGTACCTATCTCATGGAAACAACATTCTTGGGATTAGCCCATCCCCCATTCCCAAAATCTTTAATATAGCAGCAATTTCTAGGTCATTCTCATGTAAGGACaagccttttttaaaaagctaaattaAAATGTATCTGTTTTAATGTAGCtattagagatggctcagcaggctaagagcacttgctgttccttCCACAGAACCTctagttcccagcaaccacactgcCTCCAAGTCAAGGTcaagggaatccaatgccctcctgTGTCCTCCTTGGCACCtgatatacccacacacatatacataatttaaaattaagaaaactaatGTTTCGAAGAAGAGACAGATGAACAGACATCCCTAATTTAAATTACAGGACTTTCAGGAAAATTTTAGATGTTCAAGTCACTTTTGGAGTCCCAATTATTTCTTTCACCTTTCATTTttaggctgttttgttttgagaaaatgtctcaagtagcccaggctggcttcaaacttgctgtgtagctgagaaagaccttgaacttgtgatcctccggcctctgcctctcaaaggcTGGGATCTCAAGTGTGCACAACCACACCTGATTTTATGCAGTGttggggatccaacccagggcttcaggcatgccaggcaagcccttCACTAACTTAGCTTTAGCTCCAGTCCAGGAGTCCCAATTCTCGTACTGAGGAATTTCAGGATTTAAACAAAATCAATGTGAAAAATAGACATTTATTACAAATATTAAGTTTTGACACTATAAAATGAAAGCAGACATGTCATTTCCAAGGGATGTTGTAACCAGGAGAGGTGAACTCCAAGAGTGTTAACTGATTCCCGTCATCAAAAGCCCCTGAGAGAATTATTTATCTCAAGGGGTGAAGGGGCAATAAATCACCTTGGGTCCTTTAATCTGTCTTTACCCtcctgccaccccacccccaaccatgACAACAAACTGAAACATGTTTGAAAAGGTCTTATCCTTACTGAGCTGTTTCAAGTTTTGCATTTATTGTTCAACTGGATTTTATTTCCTCTGACAAGACCCTTAAGTGAGTACTTAGTTTCCAAAGGCTGGAAGGGGCCCAAATGGAAGAAAGCAATGACTACCAGACCCATCTTGCTGCTAATTCCTGCTGTCTCAAACATTTAAAGTAGTTCTTCACATGACCAGGGAACCCCGGTTAGAAGCCTTAGGGGTGTCCATTAAACATCCAGGGCTCAACAGTAGATGGGCACTTTCTGCCCCCACTTGACTATGGCCAAGTAGAGCCcacccactccccccccccagcacagCACCAGCTTCACCCTGGCAGCAGGAGGCTGTGCACTCAGTTCTCACTGCAGAAGTGTTGCCCTGAGCTTAGAAAATAGTCCTGGGGGCCAGCCACAAGTTGTTGGGAAACAGAACTTTCCGACATTTCCCTGTTTACACAAAGGAGCCCAGAGTCCCTTTTAAAGATCCCATTCCCCAATTTCCAACAAAAACAAGTTTCACAAACCAAATTTTTATTTCCAACAACAACTGTctaatataaacacacagaaacacaacctTGCCAAAGAGCTGGGAAGCCCTTCTGTATAACAACCAatgaacttctctctctctctctctctctctctctctctctctctctctctctctctctctctctctctctcacacacacacacacacacacaccccaccacagaGCCAAGACTATAATGCACACATTTCCACAACCCACACATATCTTACAAGGGTCTGTGCAGTTGTTCCAGCCAAGGGAAGAGTGACTGCCGGCCACCAGTCCCAACCTTTTCTTTAGATCAGCAGTTTAAATCTGCCTTACTCCAAGTGTCTTGGTTGATCACTAAACTCTCCCACCTCCTGAGGATGAGGTGTCAGTTTGCTTATATCCAGGAGAACCCCAGTGGCACATTTTGTGGGGACAGAAGGCTCCAGAGACTGAAGAGCTGAGGTCACCACCAAACAATTCAGCCCCTCCTTTCTCCAGTCCCCACTCCAGAGCAGCTGGCACCCAACCTCATCAGGGCAGGAGAAAGCTGGGCAATTAGGCTTAAAGTCGTTATTCAATCCGGTCATTTTTGATGTCTAGTCTAGGACTCTCGTCCAATCCCACAGAGGAACAGGGAGTGAAACTTTGTAACTAACCTCAGGCCACCCAGTGGTGGTGGgcaggaaaaacaaaggaaaaatagctGACGTTATTGAAATCATATCCTAGCTAAAATAAAAGTAAGGGGTCCCGTGGGGCCTAGAAGACACTGAAGGCATCCTGTGCAGCTACAGCCAGCAGGGGCCGGACCCTGTAGCACCTGAGTAAGGCAAGCGGAGCAGAGACGAGCCGCAGCAAGTCACACCAGGAATGATGAGGTCTGTTTGAATTCCCCCTAGGGAAACAAAACATCCAGTCAACTCTAGTCTCATTTTGCTCATCAATACACAAATAGGCTAGAAACTTCTACTTGATGTGGAAGGCCTCCCcactcttgggggggggggacacacacacactctcacctcACTTCGAGCACTTGGCTGGCTGTAAATCACCTTTTTACCTGGAGCAGTCCTGAGGGAAAACCAGAAATGGGAGACACTCAGGCCCTAGCAATGAATGTATCCTTGCCAACGTAAGGGACCAGAATGTAAAACTTTGCAGACAAACTGAGTGCAAGGTGAAGTTATCATTCCTCCAAAACCACTGCTTCCAcctcactcccccaccccactccacaccCAGGGCTCAGCTCAGCTCCAAATCACACAGATCCATGCTTTGATGAAAGAGCCCAGGGACGGCATCATGCTCACCCTTTCTTTGctcctgaaaaagaaaagcaagagaaagaggCCATGTTACTATCAGAATAGAATGCAGCATGGCATGGGAACTAGGGGCAAGTAGTCTGTGGTTTTTGATATGAGCTAAATCAAGTTACCCATGCTCCCAGCACATGGAACATGGTATCAGGATCCATACTCAGATGGCACCCACAAACCATGCAAGGACAAAGAACTCCCAGCTGGGTACAGTAAAAGTAGCACTTGCTACTCTGCTTGGCACTTAAacggctgaggtaggaggatcacggTGAGTTGGAAGgccaagtttcaggccagcctgggatatccCAAATAAACAAGCTTCTAAGGGGGAAACACTTACTTTCAAAGTATCCTCGGCTATAGGCGAACCAGATGCCAAAAATCAAGAATCCAAGGAGAATCAGTGTTACCAGGACAGCTGCCACGATGCCCCCCACATTCAGCTCCACTGTGGACACAGATGAGAGGTCAGGTGTCTGGATACGCACTGTGCTGCTGACAATGAGGTCAACAACCACTTAAAAATCAGCCTCTGATCAATCTCAGGCTGCAGCCACACTTGTACTCACCAGCATCCATGCGTACAGCCTCTGACCTCGTGGCTGTCCCAAACCCATTCTGGGCTTGACAGTAGTATTCGCCGCTGTCAAAGGCTGTCACAGGATCAAAGATCTAGAGGGAAGAGAATAAGCTAGCTTCTTGCTCGAATGAGTCAAGAAACCTATCCTGTTAGTTCTCTGACACCATCAGCCCTGatgtttcttccttccccactCTCAGGGGTTCTATGGCCATGACTCCCCTTTCACCTCTCCCCTTTCGTACCAGGTCCCCTGTCTTTGGATTAACCGTGTACGAAGAATTGACGAAGGCACGGGTTTTCTTGGCATCCGTAAGCATATCAATCCCATCCCTGTACCAGGAATACTCAGAAGGCGGGGAGCCATCTTGTTCTGAACAGGTCAGCACTGCCCTGTTCCCAATGGTGAGAGAGGAGGGGATATTGACCGTCGGCTTGGATGGAGGCACtagggaaggggaaaagaaaaggtgCTGAATACAAGGGCAAAAGGGTTACCTACTAGTGTAGGTAACAACCTAGGGTGACACTCTCAAGCAATCAGCTAGAGGTGCCACCTGTATGCCCTGAGTTCCCATCAAAggggcagtgggggaggggatggggtgCTTACCCCCTCtatatccccagcacccaaaagACCTAAAGCTTAGCAGTCTACTATCAGGGTTAGGGAAGCGACTGGTTTTCAGCCCACATGAGGTTACATGGCACATACCAAGCACGGTGAGTTGGATGCTGACCTCCCCATAGTTCTGGCCACCGTCCTCAGAGACCATACAAGTATACTCTCCGGTGTCTTTCCGGGTCACAGATTTGAATGTGATGCCACTGGACGAGAAGGTAACTCGGTCTGCATAGGAAGCtaccaggagagagagaagcagaagagacaacGTAAACTGGACAGCAAAGAGAAGATGAAGGTGGCACCCAGGGTACATCATCCTCCACTAAAGGGAAGGAAGTACTTAGAGCCTTGAGCTCCAGGTGTGCCCCCACCTCAGGAATTCAGGCAGGGCAGTGTCAATGACGCCACAATCTGATTTGGCAATTAAGACAATTTACCTGTGATCTGGCTGTTATAGCAAACAAGCGTGGTAGTGCCACCTTGGACGAACTTCCACTCCACTCTGGGATTGGAGAAGCCAGAGTAGGTACAGGACAACGTGATGGCTGCAGACAGGATCAAGATGAGAGAGAGGGATAAAGAAGTAGCCCCAAACCACAAGCTATGTCCTCCCAAACCCCACCCCATGCCCTCCACAGCTCCGCCCCACTCACGGTTATTCTCAGCAACTTGCACGTCTGTGTTAGAACTGTACACTGAACCGCTGCCTTGTACCAAAGAGcctgggaagaaaaagagagggtcGCCATCAGGAGACAGGGTTgccacagagaaggaagaacagagccAGGAGATGAGGCTGAGAGCACAAGGTGAAGGGAGAGTCAAGCTGGCTTGttgtgatgttttctttattttctttgtgttctggcaaataaagcttgcctggagatcagggGGCGGGGCTTAAGATCTCGATTCACTGGCCAGTGTTCTGTTACAATGGTGATCAGGACAGTACTCCTTCTAtcaatggaaatgaaaaatccctttcaaatacaactttttttttcttttttttagtggCTTCCTCTATGGCTCCCAATACACTTAATTACATTCCTACTGGTCAAAAGGCAGTTTGCAGAATGACATTTCATGGTTCAGAGAAAACTCCAAAAAACACTGCAGCCACTTGTGCAAACAATCCTGGAAGGAAGCCAGCCAGCTGGAGGCAAGTCAggcaggggaaggaaggatgggtaATGAGGGTAAAACCACTACTTGACATTTGTAGAACATCAGCTGTGTCTAAAAGTGTTTTCAGAGATGTAACATTGTTTGATCCTTGAAACAAGCATGCTAATAACAGGAGTTATTACCTGAATTTTACACAAGGAACTGAGACTACAAGACAGATGTACAAAATCACATAATTGGCTGTTGAGACCACGAAAAGGACTAGAACTGAGCTCAGATCACCTCATCAGAATCACACACTTgccaaatgaagaaagaaagaaaaggtaatgtTTGTTGGGGCAGAGACATGAGGAAGCTAATTAAATAACACGGGAGCAGGGGAATTATCAGGGTTCACATTAAAGTCCCCAAACTAGTGACAGAGGACTCTGTGGATAGGGGGCTGTGCtagtgcttacacacacacacacccctttgtgTTTTCAAAGTTCAAATTTACAAAGACTGTATTTATAGCTCTAAGTCAGAGTCCCTAGATAAATGCAGAAAGACATCCAGTGCCAGCATGGCCGTAGCAGCCAAGTACACTCTCCTTTATTTACATACCCACAGAACTAAATACATAGTCTCTTAGCCTCTGAGGTCTCATTCCTTATGTGAAATGTAAGAGTTCAAACTAGATGGTCTCCAAAGCTTTGTTTTTCTCCACACTCTCTGACATCACTGTTTAAAggactttctttgtttctgcagtGCTTCGGATCAAAACAGGGCCCTAtgcattacaggcatgtgtgttACTACCCAGCCACACCCCCAGTCAGGTCTACAGAATACTTTATATGTATTGATTTCAATCAGACAATTAGCCCAGATACCTTTTTttggctgggttttgtttttgagaaaggatcccACTGTAAACCAGACCCGCCTTGAACTTGTTGATCATCCTGTCCTtacttcccaagggctgggtttACAGGTGATTAATCCATCTTCCCAACTCCAGATCTGGGGGGACTCTGAAGGATTCCTGGTTCAAATCTCCCTGTAAAGTGGGCAACTCTCCCTCTGCCAGGCCTCATACCCTTCTCCTTTCCACACCTGTGGATCGATCCCAAGAGCACTCCTTAATAAACGACATCTCAGAcagatgagtgttttgcctccacGGATATGAGTGTACTGTGACAGgacagaaggcatcagatcccctggaactagagttacagacagctgtgtgcACACTGTATGCATACGTCActatgactggtttaataaacaagctgactggccaataggagagccaaactgagaatgatggaagGAAGTGCAGAGTCAGGGGAGTCGAGGAAGtctccagccagatgcagagagagCAAAATGGGCACTCGGGACTGAGAAAAGGTACTGCCACatggcagagtgtaaataaggaatatagGTTAAtctaaatgtaagagctagtaacAAGCCCAAGCTATCAGCCCAGCATTTACAATTCATTATAATTCAGCCTCTGAGTTGGTTATCTGAGAATGGAATctggatcctttgcaagagcagcaagtactcttgggctccaagccatctctccggcccctcaGATGCTACTCTTAAGTCAAGATTCAATGATCTATAAGTTATTTCTAATACTATCACTTTGCATCATATTTTTCATtatagactttttgtttgtttttatttatatttttttttttattttctggacacagggtttctccctgtaacagctctggctgtgttGGGACTCACtattgaccagactggccttgaactcacagggatccgcctgcctccctagtgctgggattgaaggcgtgtgccaccactgcctggctcattatACTGTTGAATTCATACTCAAGTGTAACAACATATCTAGAAATTAAGCCAAATAGCCCTCATTAAACTGGAACGTCAAGCTCAGGGTTAAAGGCTCTTCCCACTTGAGGATGTAAACATAACcaccagttcagttcccagaacctacatcaaGGTCGAAGAAGAGAAtcgactccacaaagttgtccttaaacatacacacacacacacacacacacacacacacacacacacacaaattttcaaagcatctgtaatcccaacatttgggaggcaaaagcaagaaaactaatgcaagttccaggccagaatcTGGTGGTCCACAAGTCATCCCTGTCTGAATGCTGGGAATCTTGTTCTACAAAGGCTCTAAGGTTTTGCAATTCGCCTTCTGTGATGTACACACTGTGATGCTTGAACCAGGCATCTCATTAGGAATGAAGAACTCACTGCCCCAGTGGCTGTCAGTGCTGCCAAAAGAAGACCCACAGGCTCACAGCTGCTACAGAACACCACCTTGCCCCAGGACCTGCTTTCTATCAAGAGTAGGGGCCGGCAGAAACCAATTATTTGACAACAACAGGAGGGGGTTGACGGAAAGCCCCCAATCTACTTCCCAACTCTCCAAAGCTCCCTGGGTAGTTGGCGGAAGTGTCAGTGGCCCTcagcccctccctcttcccaatCCTGTGTCCTGCCCCTCCTCTCCACAGGTGTGTCTGGTGTGATAATTGATATCTCAGCTTCTCAAGAACCCAACCTCTGACACCACCCAAATTATGAGCAAAcatctaattaaaatgaaatgcagtCTCTGAAATTCATGCACGTGCacacgcgaacacacacacacacaaaccacaatgTATAAATGTTAGTTACTCCTGCTACTTTCAATGCTGAAAACAGGTTTTCCTTAATCAACTAATTaattaggagtgtgtgtgtgtgtgcatgtggaatgCTGTGGGAGGTCAATAAACAActttttagaaaacatttctctccttccaccttgcagACATACATCTCTTTCTGCCACTGTGCTGTGTTTTTCCAGGCTAACTGGCCaaatctggctttttacatgggttctgaccACTGAACTCAGGTCAGGTTAAAACAAATAGAACATCGAACAATAACAAACTCCAAAGTGCCTAGTGAGTGGTAACAGAATTTCAAACCAATACAGCCACACACTCTAATACACTCCACAGCCGCCTGTCCAAAGGCAGATCCAATCCTACCTCCTGTTTTTGAAGATTTTACCCTGCCTAGGTGGCAAAATGCAAATTTTCAGCAAGCTAAGAAAATCCCAGTGCTATCTGAGCCGTGATAAGCTTCCCATTTTTCACTCACTCTCCTGTTGCAACTGGCCAACTGGCAACACAAAACCACTTCTCAGCTGTTTCCCAATCCCTGCCTTTGCTCAAGCCATTTCTGCTATGTGAAACGCCCTTTCCCCTCTTTGTCTGGTAGGCACCTATCCcttcacaccccccccccacacacacacccggaaatgacccaccacacccagcactcTTAGAGCCTCTTTCCTGACTGAGCTTTCATTAGCCCCTGCACGGACACCATTGAAGTGGTTCCGGAATTACGTGCTATTACATATAAACACTCCCATGTCTCTCCAGTACATGGCTAGACAGCAAAGACCATGCCTCGTGTACTACTCAACTCCTAGCATAGTGCCTGATACTATGTATCGCGTATTTGCTGAGTGGCACAGAACTCAAAACAAATTAGGTCATGGCAGAACATTCACTGTAATACCTACTTGTTGAGGTATACCTTCCAAGTCCAGTTTTTAAGTGGGCAGGACAGACAGTAATATggccaaacaaagaaaaaacaaacttgtttcaaaatCCAATATCTGTAATATTTTAATActaacacaattctttttttttttaattccagtttGGGGAGGGAGAAACtaaacttatttattattttcgttttgtttgggacagggtctcatgtagcccaagctagccaaTTTCTGTTTCTCCTGCCATCACCTCCTGAAGGCTAGGGTTGTAAGAGTACTCTATCATGCATGGTTTTCTCCAtcactggggattgaatctaagACTtcctgcatgttaggcaagcattctatcaattGAACTACACCCTCAGCTCCTAAaacctagttttgttttttgcttgtaagattttatttgtatttatatatgtgtatatctgtgtatatacacatgtgtgagggtgtccaccgaggccaggagagggcagcagatcccctggaactggagctgcaggCTGTGACCCTCCCAATGCTGGCACTAGGAACCAAATTCAGTTCTTAACTGCCAAACCCTCTCAAACCCTAAAACTTGgttctgtaatttaaaaacaaaggggGTTTGGGCTTtactttgatgttttattttctgagacaatttcaccatatagcccagactgtccttgaagtGGCTgtctagaacaggctggctttaaacttatGGAAATCCTCTTGCCCTTGACTTTTgagtgagtgctggaattacgaGTGAATGCTTGAGATTACATGGTTGCTCCACCACTCGAGGTTACAAAGTGATTTTAAATTGAGTTGCCTTGAAACAATGTTTTAGTTCTCTACCCACAATTCCCACTTGCTGTTTTGTAAAGAGGATTGCTTTCTGCACCTAGGATGCAGTGTGTCTGCAGGTGTTCCAtacacagcagcagcaggtgcATCTAGGCTGTGTACACTGGTACCTGCAGACCTCCAGAGAAAGAACAGAGCCAAGAGTAGAACAAAAGCCAGGACAGGAAAACCTCTAACGCAAGGTCTAAAATAGCAAGCAGTGGGAGAAACCCCTGTACTAGCTGTCTCAACTCAGTGGAAAAAGAGAAGTGacgagaggagagaagagggctgGAGAAGTCACCAAGGACTCAGAAATTTCTGAGTCAGACTTGGTCATTCAGGTAAAGCCATTACCAGTAAAACACATGGTCACCCTCATTCATTTGTGGTTCTAAATCAAGTGAAAGCCAGTCACacttgtaataaaaaataaataaaaaataaaaataaaaaataaaaaagctgggcggtggtggcacacccctttagtcccagcactggggaggcagaggcaggcggatctctgtgagttggagaccactctgttctacaagagctagttccaggacagcctctaaagccacagagaaaccctgtcttgaaaaaacaaaacaaaacaaagcagagtgAGAGATGCTATTccacagagttcaagtggagggttttttgttgttgttgttgttgttttgttctgtttttttttgtcttaattaaggaaagggatcataaaaaggggaaaggggagggggggagaccagcctctggggacaggtgcagtggaagagaggaaagagaggaagacacacaaacacacac is part of the Cricetulus griseus strain 17A/GY chromosome 5, alternate assembly CriGri-PICRH-1.0, whole genome shotgun sequence genome and encodes:
- the F11r gene encoding junctional adhesion molecule A — protein: MGTEGKAGRKLLFLFTSMVLGSLVQGSGSVYSSNTDVQVAENNPITLSCTYSGFSNPRVEWKFVQGGTTTLVCYNSQITASYADRVTFSSSGITFKSVTRKDTGEYTCMVSEDGGQNYGEVSIQLTVLVPPSKPTVNIPSSLTIGNRAVLTCSEQDGSPPSEYSWYRDGIDMLTDAKKTRAFVNSSYTVNPKTGDLIFDPVTAFDSGEYYCQAQNGFGTATRSEAVRMDAVELNVGGIVAAVLVTLILLGFLIFGIWFAYSRGYFERAKKGTAPGKKVIYSQPSARSEGEFKQTSSFLV